In a single window of the Manis pentadactyla isolate mManPen7 chromosome 14, mManPen7.hap1, whole genome shotgun sequence genome:
- the HDHD5 gene encoding haloacid dehalogenase-like hydrolase domain-containing 5 isoform X3 — MAARGGFVSGPPTFGFLLDVDGVLVRGHKVIPAALGAFRRLVNSHGQLRVPVVFVTNAGNVLQHSKAQELSALLGFKVEPDQVILSHSPMKLFSQFHRKRMLVTGQGPLVENARGLGFENVVTVDELRMAFPGLDMVDLQRRPTTTPLPRNNFPAIEGVLLLGEPVRWETSLQLIMDVLLSNGNPGTGLAAAPYPHLPILASNMDLLWMAEAKIPRFGHGTFLLCLEAIYRKLTGRELRYEGLMGKPSVLTYQYAEDLIGLQAAQRGWAAPIRRLYAVGDNPMSDVYGANLFHRYLQRERRGAQSCASILVCTGVYCPQAAAPAPGGEAPPFHGHRDFGFSPGLMEASHVVNDVDEAVQLVFHEEGWAP, encoded by the exons GGCCCGCCTACCTTTGGGTTCCTGTTGGACGTCGATGGAGTGCTGGTGCGTGGCCACAAGGTGATCCCCGCCGCCCTGGGAGCCTTCCGCAGGCTGGTGAACTCCCACGGGCAGCTGCGGGTGCCTGTGGTCTTTGTCACGAATGCCGGGAACGTCCTACAGCACAGCAAAGCCCAGGAGCTGTCCGCCCTGCTGGGGTTCAAG GTGGAGCCAGACCAGGTCATTCTCTCTCACAGCCCCATGAAGCTCTTCTCACAGTTCCACAGGAAGCGGATGCTGGTGACCGGGCAGGGCCCCCTGGTGGAAAATGCCCGCGG GCTGGGGTTCGAGAATGTCGTTACTGTGGATGAGCTGCGGATGGCCTTCCCTGGGCTTGACATGGTGGACCTCCAGCGGCGGCCAACGACCACG CCCCTTCCCAGGAACAACTTCCCTGCCATCGAAG GTGTGCTCCTCCTTGGAGAGCCAGTCCGTTGGGAGACAAGCTTACAGCTTATCATGGATGTCCTTCTCAGCAATGGGAACCCTGGGACTGGTCTGGCAGCAGCTCCCTATCCCCATCTCCCCATCCTGGCCAGCAACATGGACCTCCTTTGGATGGCTGAAGCCAAGATACCCAG GTTTGGCCACGGTACCTTTCTGCTGTGCCTGGAGGCCATTTACCGGAAGCTGACGGGCAGAGAGCTGCGGTACGAGGGTCTGATGGGTAAGCCCAGCGTCCTCACCTACCAGTATGCGGAGGACCTGATCGGGCTGCAGGCAGCGCAGCGGGGCTGGGCCGCACCCATCCGGAGGCTGTACGCCGTGGG CGATAACCCCATGTCCGATGTGTACGGCGCCAACCTGTTTCACCGCTACCTGCAGAGGGAGAGGCGCGGCGCGCAGAGCTGCGCCTCCATCCTCGTGTGCACCGGAGTGTACTGCCCCCAGGCCGCAGCGCCCGCGCCCGGTGGAGAGGCGCCCCCGTTCCACGGACACCGCGACTTCGGCTTCAGTCCAGGGCTCATGGAGGCGTCCCACGTCGTGAACGACGTGGACGAGGCTGTGCAGCTGGTTTTCCATGAGGAGGGCTGGGCTCCGTAG
- the HDHD5 gene encoding haloacid dehalogenase-like hydrolase domain-containing 5 isoform X2, which translates to MSSPIWKRSGDSRRPPRRPVGGGHRGPPTFGFLLDVDGVLVRGHKVIPAALGAFRRLVNSHGQLRVPVVFVTNAGNVLQHSKAQELSALLGFKVEPDQVILSHSPMKLFSQFHRKRMLVTGQGPLVENARGLGFENVVTVDELRMAFPGLDMVDLQRRPTTTPLPRNNFPAIEGVLLLGEPVRWETSLQLIMDVLLSNGNPGTGLAAAPYPHLPILASNMDLLWMAEAKIPRFGHGTFLLCLEAIYRKLTGRELRYEGLMGKPSVLTYQYAEDLIGLQAAQRGWAAPIRRLYAVGDNPMSDVYGANLFHRYLQRERRGAQSCASILVCTGVYCPQAAAPAPGGEAPPFHGHRDFGFSPGLMEASHVVNDVDEAVQLVFHEEGWAP; encoded by the exons GGCCCGCCTACCTTTGGGTTCCTGTTGGACGTCGATGGAGTGCTGGTGCGTGGCCACAAGGTGATCCCCGCCGCCCTGGGAGCCTTCCGCAGGCTGGTGAACTCCCACGGGCAGCTGCGGGTGCCTGTGGTCTTTGTCACGAATGCCGGGAACGTCCTACAGCACAGCAAAGCCCAGGAGCTGTCCGCCCTGCTGGGGTTCAAG GTGGAGCCAGACCAGGTCATTCTCTCTCACAGCCCCATGAAGCTCTTCTCACAGTTCCACAGGAAGCGGATGCTGGTGACCGGGCAGGGCCCCCTGGTGGAAAATGCCCGCGG GCTGGGGTTCGAGAATGTCGTTACTGTGGATGAGCTGCGGATGGCCTTCCCTGGGCTTGACATGGTGGACCTCCAGCGGCGGCCAACGACCACG CCCCTTCCCAGGAACAACTTCCCTGCCATCGAAG GTGTGCTCCTCCTTGGAGAGCCAGTCCGTTGGGAGACAAGCTTACAGCTTATCATGGATGTCCTTCTCAGCAATGGGAACCCTGGGACTGGTCTGGCAGCAGCTCCCTATCCCCATCTCCCCATCCTGGCCAGCAACATGGACCTCCTTTGGATGGCTGAAGCCAAGATACCCAG GTTTGGCCACGGTACCTTTCTGCTGTGCCTGGAGGCCATTTACCGGAAGCTGACGGGCAGAGAGCTGCGGTACGAGGGTCTGATGGGTAAGCCCAGCGTCCTCACCTACCAGTATGCGGAGGACCTGATCGGGCTGCAGGCAGCGCAGCGGGGCTGGGCCGCACCCATCCGGAGGCTGTACGCCGTGGG CGATAACCCCATGTCCGATGTGTACGGCGCCAACCTGTTTCACCGCTACCTGCAGAGGGAGAGGCGCGGCGCGCAGAGCTGCGCCTCCATCCTCGTGTGCACCGGAGTGTACTGCCCCCAGGCCGCAGCGCCCGCGCCCGGTGGAGAGGCGCCCCCGTTCCACGGACACCGCGACTTCGGCTTCAGTCCAGGGCTCATGGAGGCGTCCCACGTCGTGAACGACGTGGACGAGGCTGTGCAGCTGGTTTTCCATGAGGAGGGCTGGGCTCCGTAG